GGGTACCGGGCTCTCATTTAACGATTTTTTTCTCGCGGTTTTCATTGGTAACTTGTTACTCGGCTTATACACTGCTGCGCTCGGTTATATAGGGGCATCGACCGGGCTGTCTACACATTTACTCGCGCGATTTTCATTCGGTGTTAAAGGATCCTGGCTTCCTTCTTTGCTGTTGGGCGGCACGCAGGTTGGCTGGTTTGGCGTTGGGGTAGCCATGTTTGCAATTCCTGTTCACAAAGCAACTGGCATAGATACCAATGTGCTGATCATCGTGGCAGGTCTTGCCATGACAACGACGGTTTATTTTGGTATTTCAGCGTTGATGGCGTTGTCTGTGATTGCTGTTCCGGCTATAGCATTGCTCGGAGGGTACTCTGTATGGTTGGCGGTGCAAGATGTTGGTGGGATCAGTCAATTGCAGTCGCTTGTACCGACAACGCCACTGCCCATCAGCGCAGCAATTGCTCTGGTGGTTGGGTCGTTTATCTCAGCGGGCACATTAACTGCTGATTTTGTTCGCTTTGCCCGCAAGCCCGCCAGTGCTGTATTAATAACGCTGATTGCGTTTTTCCTTGGAAACAGTCTGATGTTTATTTTTGGTGCGGCGGGTAGCGCGGCAACCGGTGAGTCTGATATCGCTCAGGTATTGATGTTGCAAGGCCTGTTGTTGCCCGCAATTGTTGTGTTGGGTCTTAATATCTGGACCACCAATGATAATGCACTGTATGCATCTGGACTCGGATTCGCCAATATTACAGGCTGGTCAAGTCGTAATCTGGCAGTGCTCAACGGCATTATTGGTACGCTTAGCGCATTATGGTTATACAACCACTTCGTTGGCTGGCTGACTTTTTTGTCTGCCGCGCTCCCCCCAGTTGGGGGGGTGTTGATCGCAGATTATATTTTCAACAGGGAGCGTTATCACGCATTTGAGCACATGCAATGGCAAAGTGTGCGTTGGAGCGCTATTGCAGCAGTCGCTTTGGGCGTCCTGGCAGGTCATTTTATGCCTGGGATTGTTCCGCTAAACGCAGTGTTAGGGGCCGCCGCGAGTTATCGCATTTTTTCTCGCTGGGAGAAGTAGTTAATGCGCTGAATAGGGCAGGGGGCGAGGTGCAGATTGATACTTAAACTGATACAATCGACGCCTCCTAGCTTTGTATTTGGAATGTCATGGACGATTCTGCACGCGCTTTCAACACCCGAATTCTACTCCCCTTGCTTGCCAGTATTGTGGCAATTACGCCGCTGGCAATCGATATGTATTTACCAGCAATGCTAGTAATTGCAAATAGTTTAGGCACAACTATGCCGCACGTGCAGCTTTCGCTGAGTATCTATCTCGCAGGTTATGCGCTTGGCATGCTGGTATATGGCCCCCTGGCCGATCAACTTGGAAGACGCAAGCTGGCCTTGTTTGGACTGGGCGGGTTTGCACTGAGTTCATTTTTGTTGGCGTTCAGCAGTGATATTTCGCACCTTTGGGGGCTCAGAGCGACTCAAGCTTTTACAGGCGCAGCTGCAACGGTTGTGGTCCCAGGCATTATTCGTCATATCTATCAGGCTAATACAGCCAAAGGTATGTCTTATGTTTCTATGATCATGATGCTGGCGCCTTTGGTTGCTCCCAGTGTGGGGTCGGCTATTCTGGGCCTGGCCAGTTGGCAATGGATTTTTCTGACCCTGGCAAGTTATGCGCTTGTCGTGATGGTTCTGGCTTATCTCTATCTGGTGGAAGTGCCCATCTACAAAAGTGATAAACGTGGGCTCCATTTATTTTTTGACAGTTACGCCACTGTACTTTCTAACCGTGCGGCATTGCCAGATATTGTCAGCTCAATGCTGGTCTCGTTTGGTTTTTTTTGCTTTCTGACCTCTGCACCTTTTATCTATCTTGATTATTTTGATGTCTCAGAGCAGCTGTTTGGTGTGCTTTTTGCCTTTAATGTGGTTGCC
This window of the Pseudoalteromonas rubra genome carries:
- the codB gene encoding cytosine permease; the protein is MTEDSNYGLKPVPESARKGGVALSLLMLGLTFFSASMWTGGTLGTGLSFNDFFLAVFIGNLLLGLYTAALGYIGASTGLSTHLLARFSFGVKGSWLPSLLLGGTQVGWFGVGVAMFAIPVHKATGIDTNVLIIVAGLAMTTTVYFGISALMALSVIAVPAIALLGGYSVWLAVQDVGGISQLQSLVPTTPLPISAAIALVVGSFISAGTLTADFVRFARKPASAVLITLIAFFLGNSLMFIFGAAGSAATGESDIAQVLMLQGLLLPAIVVLGLNIWTTNDNALYASGLGFANITGWSSRNLAVLNGIIGTLSALWLYNHFVGWLTFLSAALPPVGGVLIADYIFNRERYHAFEHMQWQSVRWSAIAAVALGVLAGHFMPGIVPLNAVLGAAASYRIFSRWEK
- a CDS encoding multidrug effflux MFS transporter, which gives rise to MDDSARAFNTRILLPLLASIVAITPLAIDMYLPAMLVIANSLGTTMPHVQLSLSIYLAGYALGMLVYGPLADQLGRRKLALFGLGGFALSSFLLAFSSDISHLWGLRATQAFTGAAATVVVPGIIRHIYQANTAKGMSYVSMIMMLAPLVAPSVGSAILGLASWQWIFLTLASYALVVMVLAYLYLVEVPIYKSDKRGLHLFFDSYATVLSNRAALPDIVSSMLVSFGFFCFLTSAPFIYLDYFDVSEQLFGVLFAFNVVALMLGSFANTRLVPKLGSRKMLYLGLGLGVASATALLVFSLFDLSLYYIVFSIAPLMMSLGIVAANADALVLLEFEKNSGTATAVIGTLRFGSGALVGLLLALLHADNTLPFAGIMFAAILLTALVQYGRSRQCKDERTVRS